The nucleotide sequence TTGTCGAACGCGTAGCGCAGCAGGTAGTCCACGGCCTGCACCACGGGCCGGTCCGACGCCTCCAACTCCTGGGTCCCACTGAGTGAGACGAGCTGCTCGAAGTTGGCGACCTGGGCTCCGGCGGCGGCGCTGAAGTCGTCGGCGGCGCGCGCCAGCGTCTTCTTGAAGCCATAGATGTCGCTGATGGACTTGAGGATGTCCGCCTTCGCGCTGAGGACGGGCTCCACCGGCAGCCCCGTCAGGCGGTGGAAGCTCTCGAAGAGCTCCCGGTCGAAAGGGTTGGCCACCGCCACCAGCAGCCGGCCCTGCGGGGTGCGCTCCAGGGGAAGCAGCACGTGCTTCTGCGCATAGGGCCTGGACACGGTGCGCGTGGCCAGCGCCATGTCGAGCTTGAGCGGGTCAATCTTCCGGTAGGTCATGCCGGCGGCGCGCGCGGCAGCCTCCGTGACGCGGTCCTCGTCCAGCACGCCTCGGCCGTTGGACAGCGGCACCTGGAACGCCGCCACGATTTCCACCGGAGAGACGTCGTACCGCGCGGCCTCCTTGCTGCCACCCGTGCCCCCCTGGTGGGCCTTGAGCACCCGGGCGCGCGCGGCGCCCTCGCGGGCCAGCACCTCCTGGGCCTGCTGGGGTTGCAGCAGCCCCTGGGCAACGAGCGCCTCCAGCACGAACAGCGTGGTGAAGTCATCCCGGCTCTTCGGAGCAGTGCCACCCACGCCGCTCACTGGCTGTACCAAGCGCGTCTCCTTTCACCCCGGCCGCCCGCCGGAGTGCGACCCCGCAGCGTACCAGACGGATTCCGGCACACGGCCGTGCGCCGAGCGGAAAACACCCTTGGCGCCCTCCGCTCCACCAGCCAGGCATGGAGCCGCTGTCAGGCACGTCGTGCGGCCGTGCGGGCACGGCGCCGCGCCACCGTCAGTGCACGGTGCTCGTCACCGCGAGCACGGCGGCATCCACCAGGGACTCTGGCGTCGGCCGCTCCGCGACGGCCGCCGCGGGCACGCCCAGCCGCTCCAGGGCGGACGCCGTCGTCGGACCGATTGCCACCACCCGCGCGGTGGCCAGGCGCTCGCGTCCGGCCTCTTCCACGAAGGCCTCGGCCGTGCGCGGCGAAGCGAAGAGCACGACGTCCGGCGGTGAGGCATCCAGCAAGGCCAACGACTCCGGTGGCAGGGGCGCGGGCGTGGCGCGATACGCCGTCACCCGCGTCACCAGGAGGCCGTACTCTCTCAGCCCGTCTTCCAGCTCACGCCGGCCTTCCTCGGCGGCGGGAAGCAGGACTTCGTCACCCGGTTGCAGCGCATCCTTGATGAGGTTGAGCAGGGCCGCGCCCGTTCCCTCGGAAGGTTCGGCCACCACGTCCAGGCCGTAGCCCTCCGCGGCGCGCGTCGTGCGCGGCCCCACGGTGGCCACCTTCACCCGCTGTATCCGGTCCTGGGTGCCCGCCTCGCGCAGGGCCTCCATCAGCGCATCCACGCCGGTCGGGCTCGCGAACACCACCCAGTTGTAGCGCTGGATGTGCTCGGCCGCTGACGCCAGCGGACGTGGGTCCTCCGGAGGATGCAGTTCCAGAAGGGGCACACTCAGCACTTCGGCGCCCTCATCCTCCAGGAGGAAGCACAACTCCTCGGCCCGCTCACGCGGGCGCGTCACCAAGACTCTCTTGCCTTCAAGTCGCCGTTCCACGCGAGTCGCAGTCTAGGACTCCCGCGCCTCGGAGCGGCGCGCGAAATCACGCAAGATGTCCGCCGCCCCACGCGACAGCAGGTCATCCGCCAGGGATTCACCCAGTGCATGGGCCTGCGACACGGGGCCGCGCACCTCGCCCCGCACCACGTGTGTGCCATCCGGACGGCCCACGAGTCCGCGAAGGAAGACGGTGTCGCCCGACACGGTGGCATGCCCGGCCAGGGGCACGGTGCAGCCCCCCTCCAGCTTCGCCAGCAGCGCGCGCTCGGCGGTGACGGCGATGCGCGTGGTGTCGTGCTCCAGCGGCGCCAGCAGCGCGCGCACGCGCGCATCGTCCGTGCGGCATTGGATGGCCAGCACGCCCTGCCCCACCGCGGGCAGGCTCACCTCGGGCGGCAGCACCTGGGTGATGACGTCCTCCAGGCCCAGGCGCTTGAGTCCGGCGTAGGCCAGCACCGCCCCCGCGAGCCCCTGCTCCCGCGTCCTCGCCAGGCGCGTCTGCACGTTGCCGCGCACGCTGACGATGTCCACGTCCGGCCGGCGCGAGCGCAGGATGCAGCTCCGGCGCAGCGACGACGTGCCCACGCGCGCGCCCTGCGGAAGCGTGTCCAACGTCAGCCCGCCCAGGCCACAGAAGACGTCGCGCGGATCCTCCCGCTCCGGCACCGCCGCGAGCATCAGCCCTTCCGGGAACACGGACGTCATGTCCTTGAGGCTATGCACGGCGATGTCCGCGCGGCCGTCGAGCAGCGCCTGTTCGATTTCCTTCACGAACAAGCCCTTGCCGCCCACCGCGGACAACGGCGCGGACAGGAAGCGGTCTCCCTCGGTGGTCATCTCCACCAGGGTCACTTCCAGACCGGGATGCCGCGAGGTCAGCAGCGCGCCCACGTGACGCGCCTGCCAGAGCGCCAGGGGACTCTGCCGGGTGGCGATGCGCACGTGCGTCATCACTTGCCCCCCGTGGCGACCTGGGCTGGCGCGGCCATGACGGAGGGCGCGGCGGCGGCGGTGCCGACCTCCTCCTCCAGCAGACCGAACAGCTCGGCGGCGGCACCCGCCAGGCGGTTGCCCTCCCCTTCCGGCCCCACGGCGCGCAGCCGCGCGGTGGGCTCATGCAGCAGCTTGTTGACGATGGCTCGGCCCATGGCCTCGATGCTCTTGCGTTGCTTGTCGTTGAGTCCGTCGCCCAGGGCGCCCAGCGTGCGCTCCACCTCGGAGCGGGCAATGGCCTCCGCGCGCTGACGCAGTCGCGCCAGCACCGGCGTGCCCTCACGCAGCGCACGCTCCTTGACGAAACGCGCTACTTCCTGCGCGACGAGCACGCCCGCCTTCTGCGCCTCTTCCGCGCGCGCCGCGGCGTTGTCCGCGACGAACTTCTGGATGTCGTCCACGTCGTATGCATGTACCCAGTCCAGCGTGCCCACGGCCGGGTCGATGTCGCGAGGCACCGCCAGGTCCACCATGAACAGCGGCCGCCCCCGGCGTCCGCGCCCCAGGGCGCCCACGTTGTCCCGCGTGAAAAGCGGCACCTGCGACGCGGTGCTGCACACCACCACGTCCGCCGCGGCCACCAGACTGAGCAGCTCCTCGAAGGGCCGCGCCTGTCCGCCCACCTCCGCCGCCAGCGCCTCCGCGCGCGCCAGGGTGCGGTTGGTGACGTAGAGCTTCGACGCACCGGCCTGCTTCAGGTGGCGCGCCGCCAGCTCGCCCATCTCCCCCGCGCCCACCACCAGCACCGTCTTGCCCGCGAGCCCGTCGAACACCTTGCTGGCCAGCTGCACCGCCGCCGCCGCCATGGACGTGGCCGCGCGGCCAATGGCCGTCTCCGTGCGCACGCGCTTGGCGCAGCTGAAGGCGGCCGCGCACGCGCGCATCAACTCACCGCGCACCGCGCCCGCGCCCTGGCCCCGCTCAAAGGCTTCCTTCACCTGGCCCAGAATCTGAGCCTCGCCCAGCACCATGGAGTCCAGGCTGCACGCCACGCGGAACAGGTGCACCAGCGCCGCCTCGCCCTGGTGCTCGTAGAGGTGCTCCAGGGCCTCCACGCCGCCCAGCACCTGCAGCTCCGTCAACGCGCGCTGCCGCGCCATCGCCGCGTCCGGCGCGAACAGGTACACCTCCACGCGGTTGCAGGTGGACACCCAGAGGGCCTCCACGGGCGCCTGGGCCAGCCGCTGGAGCACGTCCACCTGACGCGACTCCGGCAAGGCCAGTCGCTCGCGGACGGTGAGGGGCGCCGTCCGGTGGGACAGGCCAATGCAAATGAGCTCCATACTCAGGGCATCCTCATGGCCGCCGAGGGCGACGACACGTCATACGAGGACAGGAAGGACACCATGACCAGGCAGAACCCCGCCATGGTGAGGAAGGCCACCCGCCGCCCCCGCCAGCCCGCGACGGAACGTGCCACCAGCAGCGCGGCGAAGACCGCCCACGCAACGAGGGTGGCCAGCGTCTTCCCATCCACGGTCCAGGGGCCCGGCGCGGTGCCCACGAAGAAGGCCCCCGTGGCGAGCGTGATGGACAGCGCCAGGAAGCCCCACACCACCAGGCGCCGGTTCAGCGTGTCCAGGAACTCCAGGGAGGGCAGGCGGGAGAACAGCAACCCGAAGCGCTTCGCCTTCACCTGCCGCTCCATGAGCACGTACATGACGCCCACGCCCGCGGCGACCGCGAAGGCGGCCAGCCCCAACAGCGCCAGGGTGATGTGCAGCGGCAACAGCGGCTGACGCACCCCGGGAGGCAGCGGCGCCTGTCCGCCCTGCATCAGCAGGCCGGGCAGCAGCGCGGCCAGCGCCAGGGGCGTGAGAAAGGCGCCGATGACGGGCCGGCGGTAGCGCACATCCAGGAACAGGAAGATGACTAGCAACAGGAAGGCCAGTGCGGAGAAGCCTTGCGCCAGGCCTACCGGCCGCCCGCTCTGCACCCCGAGCAACTCGAAGAGCGCCACGCCATGCAGCGCCAATCCACCGCCCACCAGCACGCGCCCTGCCGTGGCCAGGGCCTCGGACTGGCGGACCAGGTAGGCCAGGTAGACGACAGCGGCGATGCCATAGGCGTGGCAGGCGAGCGAGACGAGCGTGTGGCTCATAGGGGCAGGCTCATAACCACGGAAGACGGGCGAATCAGCCCATCTTGTTGAGGATGAAGGCAGCCAGAAGGTCTGCTTCAGAGTCCGGTTTCTTGTCCGCGCCCTCTGGCCTGGGCGCGCCGGCGGCGACCTCCGCTACATACCCTGGAACAACCTCATAGGCGTTGTCCCCCACCAGCACCGAGTCGGCCATCTGCTCGGCACCCAGTCGGGCAAGTTGCTCCTCGGTCTTCACCCGGGCCACCAACCCCTGGGTGTCTTCGCCCGACACGAGCTGGACGAAGTGGACCGCGGGCGTGAGGGGGAAGGCCACGCCGCCTTCCGCCATCACCACCAGCCGGCCTTCGCGCAGGTCTGCTTTGTCCGCCAGCGCCCACTCCTCGAGCTGGGTCTGGGGCAGGAAGAGCTTCGTCACGCCTTCCAGCTTACACCAGCCACCCCTCCCCCGGGGGAACGCTTGGGGGAAATGGTTGAAACAGGCGCCATCCATCCGCATCTGAGCCGCCAGATTGGCTGATGGCCGGCCGATCCTTGCAGGCCCACCGGACGCGTACTACACGCGGCGGAGGTGCCCGGACAGGCACGAGGAGACACCATGGCAGGCGCGGACGTGACGAACATCGGGGATGGCGACTTCAAGCAGCAGGTCCTGGACTCCCAGGAGCCCGTGCTGGTGGATTTCTGGGCGACGTGGTGCGCGCCGTGCCGCGCCATTGCGCCCTCCATCGAAGCGCTGGCCTCGCAGTACAAGGGGCAGGTGAAGTTCACCAAGCTCAACATCGATGAGAACCAGGACACGCCGCAGGAGTACGGCATCCGTTCCATCCCCACCCTGCTCCTGTTCAAGGGCGGCCGCGTGGTGGAGCAGATTGTCGGCGCGGTGCCCAAGGCCCGCATCGAAGACGCCGTGAAGAAGGCCCTGACGTAGACTCGCCGCTGCGGGGTCGGGCGCGCGAGAGAGCCCCTGCTGCTCTTCCGCGCACCACCCGTGGCCTCCTCCTGCCTCAGCTCAGCAACTCCACGCAGCGGCGGAGCACCTCCAACCGCGAGTACCGCTTGTCGTTCCCTGGCACCACGTGCCACGGCGCGTCGGGGCGGTGCGTCCGGTCCAGCATCTGCTGGATGGCCGCTTCGTACTTCTTCCACTTCGCCCGGTTCCGCCAGTCCTCGGGCCCCAGCTTGTAGCGCTTGGCCGGGTCCGCCTCGCGCTCGCGAAACCGCTGCAGCTGCGTCTTCTTGTCGATGTGGATGAAGAACTTCACCATCCGCACACCGTCCGCGGTGAGCATGTGTTCAAAAGCATTGATTTCATCGTAGGCGCGCCGCCATTCCGCCGGCTTCGCGAAGCCCTCTACCCGCTCCACCAGCACCCGGCCGTACCAGCTCCGGTCGAACATGCAGACCTCGCCCGCGCCCGGCGTCTTGCGCCAGAAGCGCCACAGGTAATGGTGTCTGCGCTCTTCCTCTGACGGCGAGGAGATGGGCCAGACCTTGTAACCACGCGGGTCCATCAGCGTGGTGAGCCTGCGAATGGCGCCGCCCTTGCCGGAGGCGTCCCAGCCCTCGAAGACGATGACGGCCTTCCGCCCCGCCAGGTAGTTCTGGATCTGCAGCTCGAAGACGCGCTCCTGGAGCGTCTTGAGCGTCTTCTCATATTTCGCGTGCTCACCCGCCGAGACAGACGGGTCGACCGCTGCGAGTGTCACAGTGCCATGAGGACATACGGGAAACACGTATCCATTTGCAGTCTTGTCATCAATTTTTTGAGATCGTTTACGAGTCAAGACAGACCCTCCAAGGTTGTATTGACAGCGGTGACTTCAACCGCCAAATAGGCACATAGCAGTGTCTGTGTTGGCTGACTGTTTTCACTTGGAGTATTCATGGCACGTCCACGCAAAGAATTGTCCACCGTCCCGCTGACGCCGGCCATGGTGAACTGGGCCGAAGCCTTGGGAGACGCCATTGGGCGCGGCATGCTGCGCGCGCTCAACGACGGGATGCCCAGGCTGGGGAGCACTTCGCCCAGCTCTACCGCGCTCACCGCGGGCCGGCGCCGCGGCCGTCCGCCGAAGGTGATGGCGGGCGCCAGCCTGGTTTCGCTGGATCGCCGTTGCACCATGGAGGGCTGTACTCGCGAGCAGCGCTCGAAGGGTCTGTGCTCCGCGCACTACCAGGCCGAACGCCGCCGCCAGATTTCGGGCAGCAAGTCGGCCTGAGTGCCTGCACACCGGACACCCGCCCACGGCCCTGGGCGATGACCGGTCCAACGCATCAGCCCTGCCAAGGGTCGGAAACGGACGACGTCGCCTTGAGCAGCTCCCAGGCCGCCAGCACGTCCACCACGCGCTCCACCTCGTTGGGCAGGGAGCGAGCCCGCTGGGACTTGAGATAGTCCTCCGCGAAGGCCCTCAGCCGCATCCCCACGAAGAGCCGCGCCAGTGCCACCTCCGTCTGACCGCTGAAGTCGAGGAAGCGCACGCCAAAGCCGCTGCGGCCCTCCGGCCCGTTCCCCCGCTCCTCCCGCACGATTTCCGCGCGCGCCTGCACGGGCGCGGCGCCCGGCTCCAGCGCGAAGCGCACGCCCAGCACGGTGCCCAGCGGCAAGTAGAAGGTGCTCTCCAGGAACGCCCCGCTGACGCTGACGTTGACGGACACGAGGCTCGCCTCGAAGCGACGCTCGCCCGCCTCGTCATCCACCCACACCTCGAAGCGCGTGGCGAGCTGGGCGCGGGGAAAGTGACGGTGCTCCGCCTCGCCCTGGTTCATCTCAATCAACGGCGCGAAGGCCGGCCTCGGCTCGGGGCTCACCGCCGCCACGTTGCCACCAGGACGCGCCGGAACCACCGCGGGGCGGACCTCCTTCGCCAGCGCCGCGACCTGCGCTGGCGCTCGCGCGGGCACGCGCACCGGCGCCTCCACCCGCGTGCTCCCGACTGCCTTCTGGCCACCCTTCCTCTGCATGACGCGTCCTCATCTGCCCGGGAGGGCTCGCCCTCCACGTGCGTTGGTGGGGTGATTCATACACCACCCCATGCCGCGCGCCGAGAAACGCTTGCGCCCGTCTCGCGAGGATAAATTCCGGAATTTCTCAGAACATGTGACGGCGCATGCTGATGTTCACCAGCAAGCCGATGCTGAGCATCACGGAAAGCAGGGATGAGCCGCCATAACTCATCAACGGCAGGGTGATTCCCGTCACCGGCAGCAGGCCAATCACCATGCCGATGTTCTCGAACACCTGCCAGAAGAGCATCGCCACGACGCCCACCGCGACGAAGGCGCCGAACCTGTCACGCGCGTTGAACCCCACGCCCAGGCCGAAGATGAAGATGGCGCCGTAGAGCACCAGCAGGACGATGCACATGATGAAGCCATGCTCCTCCGCCCACACGGAGAAGATGAAGTCGGTGTGCTGCTCGGGCAGGAAGCGCAGGCCCGTCTGGGTGCCCTCGCGCCAGCCCTTGCCGGACACGCCGCCGCTGCCCACCGCGATTTTCGACTGCGCCGCGTGATAGCCGCTGCCGCGCAGGTCCGCCTCGGGGTCCAGCCAGCCGGAGATGCGCTGGCTCTGGTGCTTCTTCAGGTGGTGCCGGACGATGGTGGGCCGAGGCTCCGGCACGTCACGGATGTAGTCGTTCCAGATGACGAT is from Myxococcus virescens and encodes:
- a CDS encoding uroporphyrinogen-III synthase, with the protein product MERRLEGKRVLVTRPRERAEELCFLLEDEGAEVLSVPLLELHPPEDPRPLASAAEHIQRYNWVVFASPTGVDALMEALREAGTQDRIQRVKVATVGPRTTRAAEGYGLDVVAEPSEGTGAALLNLIKDALQPGDEVLLPAAEEGRRELEDGLREYGLLVTRVTAYRATPAPLPPESLALLDASPPDVVLFASPRTAEAFVEEAGRERLATARVVAIGPTTASALERLGVPAAAVAERPTPESLVDAAVLAVTSTVH
- the hemC gene encoding hydroxymethylbilane synthase, giving the protein MMTHVRIATRQSPLALWQARHVGALLTSRHPGLEVTLVEMTTEGDRFLSAPLSAVGGKGLFVKEIEQALLDGRADIAVHSLKDMTSVFPEGLMLAAVPEREDPRDVFCGLGGLTLDTLPQGARVGTSSLRRSCILRSRRPDVDIVSVRGNVQTRLARTREQGLAGAVLAYAGLKRLGLEDVITQVLPPEVSLPAVGQGVLAIQCRTDDARVRALLAPLEHDTTRIAVTAERALLAKLEGGCTVPLAGHATVSGDTVFLRGLVGRPDGTHVVRGEVRGPVSQAHALGESLADDLLSRGAADILRDFARRSEARES
- the hemA gene encoding glutamyl-tRNA reductase — encoded protein: MELICIGLSHRTAPLTVRERLALPESRQVDVLQRLAQAPVEALWVSTCNRVEVYLFAPDAAMARQRALTELQVLGGVEALEHLYEHQGEAALVHLFRVACSLDSMVLGEAQILGQVKEAFERGQGAGAVRGELMRACAAAFSCAKRVRTETAIGRAATSMAAAAVQLASKVFDGLAGKTVLVVGAGEMGELAARHLKQAGASKLYVTNRTLARAEALAAEVGGQARPFEELLSLVAAADVVVCSTASQVPLFTRDNVGALGRGRRGRPLFMVDLAVPRDIDPAVGTLDWVHAYDVDDIQKFVADNAAARAEEAQKAGVLVAQEVARFVKERALREGTPVLARLRQRAEAIARSEVERTLGALGDGLNDKQRKSIEAMGRAIVNKLLHEPTARLRAVGPEGEGNRLAGAAAELFGLLEEEVGTAAAAPSVMAAPAQVATGGK
- a CDS encoding cytochrome C assembly family protein, which encodes MSHTLVSLACHAYGIAAVVYLAYLVRQSEALATAGRVLVGGGLALHGVALFELLGVQSGRPVGLAQGFSALAFLLLVIFLFLDVRYRRPVIGAFLTPLALAALLPGLLMQGGQAPLPPGVRQPLLPLHITLALLGLAAFAVAAGVGVMYVLMERQVKAKRFGLLFSRLPSLEFLDTLNRRLVVWGFLALSITLATGAFFVGTAPGPWTVDGKTLATLVAWAVFAALLVARSVAGWRGRRVAFLTMAGFCLVMVSFLSSYDVSSPSAAMRMP
- the trxA gene encoding thioredoxin; amino-acid sequence: MAGADVTNIGDGDFKQQVLDSQEPVLVDFWATWCAPCRAIAPSIEALASQYKGQVKFTKLNIDENQDTPQEYGIRSIPTLLLFKGGRVVEQIVGAVPKARIEDAVKKALT
- a CDS encoding polyphosphate kinase 2 family protein — encoded protein: MTLAAVDPSVSAGEHAKYEKTLKTLQERVFELQIQNYLAGRKAVIVFEGWDASGKGGAIRRLTTLMDPRGYKVWPISSPSEEERRHHYLWRFWRKTPGAGEVCMFDRSWYGRVLVERVEGFAKPAEWRRAYDEINAFEHMLTADGVRMVKFFIHIDKKTQLQRFREREADPAKRYKLGPEDWRNRAKWKKYEAAIQQMLDRTHRPDAPWHVVPGNDKRYSRLEVLRRCVELLS
- a CDS encoding PilZ domain-containing protein, with product MQRKGGQKAVGSTRVEAPVRVPARAPAQVAALAKEVRPAVVPARPGGNVAAVSPEPRPAFAPLIEMNQGEAEHRHFPRAQLATRFEVWVDDEAGERRFEASLVSVNVSVSGAFLESTFYLPLGTVLGVRFALEPGAAPVQARAEIVREERGNGPEGRSGFGVRFLDFSGQTEVALARLFVGMRLRAFAEDYLKSQRARSLPNEVERVVDVLAAWELLKATSSVSDPWQG